The proteins below come from a single Conger conger chromosome 10, fConCon1.1, whole genome shotgun sequence genomic window:
- the LOC133139572 gene encoding alpha-1,3-galactosyltransferase 2-like produces MDNFLNLSSRTDVTTSTDWGAPILWDGMFDPDTYDKYHQKMGTSVALTVFAVGRYLEAYLMDLLSSAELHFMEGLPVTYYVFTDAPENVPGLQLKTGRALEIIKVKRHKRWEDISMMRMKTLADAVQTRIRHGHRYVFCLDVDMVFAGRFGSEALGESVALQHSSFYNTPKVRYTYDRNPNSTACMETGDLYYHAAVFGGTWESVVNLTESCHRGIMTDKRKGVEALWHDESHLNKYFWLNKPSRVLSPEYGWNPLNGPSREIHVKRLLWAEKHYSRLRT; encoded by the exons ATGGACAACTTCCTGAATCTCAG CTCCCGAACCGATGTGACGACATCGACGGACTGGGGAGCTCCCATTTTGTGGGACGGGATGTTTGATCCTGACACCTACGACAAGTATCACCAAAAAATGGGCACCTCTGTGGCACTGACTGTGTTCGCCGTCGGGAG ATATCTGGAAGCGTACCTGATGGATCTGCTGTCCTCAGCGGAACTCCACTTCATGGAGGGTTTACCGGTGACGTACTACGTGTTCACCGACGCCCCAGAGAACGTGCCGGGGCTCCAGCTGAAGACTGGCCGGGCCCTGGAGATCATCAAGGTCAAGAGGCACAAGCGCTGGGAGGACATCTCCATGATGCGCATGAAGACCCTCGCGGACGCCGTCCAGACACGCATCCGTCACGGCCACCGGTACGTCTTCTGCCTGGACGTGGACATGGTCTTCGCCGGTCGCTTCGGCTCGGAGGCACTCGGGGAGTCGGTTGCCCTGCAGCACTCCTCCTTCTACAACACCCCCAAGGTAAGGTACACCTACGACCGCAACCCCAACTCCACGGCCTGCATGGAGACTGGGGACCTGTACTACCACGCGGCCGTGTTCGGCGGCACGTGGGAGTCCGTGGTGAACCTGACCGAGAGCTGTCACCGGGGCATAATGACGGACAAGAGGAAGGGGGTGGAGGCTCTGTGGCACGACGAGAGCCACCTCAACAAGTACTTCTGGCTCAACAAGCCCAGCAGAGTGCTCTCGCCAGAGTACGGCTGGAACCCCCTCAACGGGCCCAGCCGAGAGATACACGTCAAGCGGCTGCTCTGGGCTGAGAAACACTACAGCAGACTCAGAACCTAG